ACTGCTGCCTTGGAATTAGTTTCTTTAATTTCTCAACAATTTGCTTTCCTCTATCGAAAGAGAAATCCCTGTGAACAATAAATGAAAGTGCATCAATTGTTTCACCATTTAACCAGATATCCATTTTCACAAGATTCGATACCTTATAACCAATCATCTCATAATCAAAAGAAGCATACCCTTTTGTTTGAGATTTTAAAGAATCAAAAAAGTCATAGACAATCTCGGATAAAGGGATTTCATATACCACATTAACACGATTATCATCTAAATATTGCATATCAAGAAAGTCACCACGTTTTTTCTGACACAACTCCATCACTGCTCCAACGTAGTCATTCGGTACCATTACTGTCGCCTTTACAAATGGTTCACGTATTTCCTTAACAGATTGTGGATCTGGCATAATTGATGGATTATCAATTGATGCTTCCGTATCATCTTGTAAAAGCACCTGGTAAATAACACTTGGTGCTGTTGTTATTAGATCAATATTAAACTCTCTTTCAATTCGCTCTTGGATGATTTCCATGTGTAATAAACCTAAAAAGCCAGCTCGGAATCCAAAACCTAATGCTTGAGAGGTTTCTGGATCATATTGTAATGACGAATCATTTAACTCTAATCGCTCTAACGCTTCTCTAAGATCATTATAGTTATTAGCATCTACTGGATACAATCCACAAAACACCATAGGATTTAAGCGACGATAACCAGGTAATGCAACTTCAGCTGGATTATTAGCAAGTGTTATTGTATCACCGACTTGTGAATCGCCAACGTCCTTCATTGATGCCGTTAGATAGCCAACATCACCCACTGAAAGTACATTTTGAGAAACTGGTTTAGGTGTAAACACACCAACATCATTGACTTCAAACTCTTTTCCATTTGCCATCATTTTGATGGTGTCGCCTACTTTAACGGAACCCTCTTTGATACAAACATACGCTATAACACCCCGATAAGTATCATATAATGAGTCAAAGATTAACGCCTTTAATGGCTCATCCGCATTTCCACTAGGTGCAGGTATTTTTTCAACTATACGTTCTAATATTTCATCGATACCAATTCCTGATTTTGCACTTGCAAGTATTGCTTCATCACCGTCAATACCTATCACATCAGTGATTTCTTGTTTAACTCTTTCAGGATCAGCGCTTGGTAAATCGATTTTATTAATTACTGGAATGATCTCTAAATCATTATCTAGAGCTAAATAAACATTAGCTAATGTTTGTGCTTCAATACCTTGGGCTGCATCAACAACTAAGATTGCACCCTCACATGCTGCCAAACTTCGCGACACCTCATATGTAAAATCGACATGTCCTGGTGTGTCAATCAGATGAAATAAGTATTCATCCCCATTTTCTTGTTCATAATGTAATTGTACTGCATTTAATTTTATTGTAATTCCACGTTCACGCTCTAAATCCATTGCATCTAAAAATTGTTCTTTCATTTCACGTTGAGACAATGCTTTTGTTTTTTCTAATATTCGATCAGCTAATGTTGATTTACCGTGATCGATATGTGCAATGATTGAAAAATTTCGTACGCGTTTTTGATCTCTTGCTTTTGACAATGTACACTCACTCCTATTTTCCGGCAACAATACTAGGATTGATTATAGCAGTGATAGATAAATGATTCAATTGTTTTCATCAAACTTCTACACGAAAATGATTCATATGAAAACTTGAGAAATACTATATGCAACGTCAATTACCTGATTGTAAAACCAGACACTAGCCTTTTCTATTGACTGTGCGGCTTGATACGTCATATTAGTTGGTTGTTCTTGCTGTTTTTCAGATATGACATTCACTACATCCGTATTGTTTTCTGATGATGGAATTTCTGGTTCAGCTACAGTAGTAACTACTTCAACTTGTTTTGCTATTTCTGGTTGATTCACTATGTCCATTTGCGGCTGTTGTGCCCCTAAAATCATACCTGATAAGAAAAAAACAACCAACAATAAGAGCCCTATCAATTTACGCATCAGTTTACATTCTCCTTTACATCATAAATAGTATTAATTAGCATCTTCACTAACTTCAAGAGCATTTGCATCCCAATAATAGCTGCTAAAGACCTCTGCCAACGCATCAGCAGAACGGTACAACTCTGTCATTGTATTATCAACGCCACCAACTTCAATCAAAATTGCATTATCCGCTAAATTTTGATTATAAACACCATTTCTTCCAGCGCCTCCTTGTTCTGTGACACCTCTACTTAATCCAGGATACTTAGCCTCTAATTGCTCGTGAAGTTTTGTTGCTAACGCTACATTTTCTTCATTTCCGCTATAATCTGAACCAATCACAAAAAAGAGTTTAGCATATGTTTCTCCGTCAATCGTTGCTGTTGTATCATCTTTCCTTCGACTATCACGATGTAAATCAAAAACATACTGAATTTGACTATTGCCTGCTAATGCTTCTTCTACAATTGGTTTAGACGCTTCATACGATTGCCAATACTCCCAACCATTTTGATTTAATACTGACATGAAGTCAGTATGATCTACTTGTGCTCCAATTCCTTTTGCCTCTAAACTTTCCGCTAAACGATCACTTACTTTTGTTATATTCACTTCATCATGAAAAGCATTATTAGGGTCATCCACACCCTCTAAATTAGGTAAAAATGATTCACGATTATGCGTGTTGTAAACGAAAACAACCTTTTCTCCTTCTGTTGTTTGTTCACTCTGCTCTTCTTCTGTTTGTTCATTTTTAGGAATTTCTTCGTCCATCGTTGCATCTCTTTCTTCTAAAACAACATCTAGCGGAGAAGAGGATTCAATTGGCAAATTAGTATAATCCGTTCCTTCAGCTGCTATAATAATTTTTCTGTCGAATGCATAAAAACCTGGTAATTCGCGGCCTAATAGACTTCTTACGTCATTTGGCTTTATATTTGTTGCTAATTCAAACATAAAATCATTCCATTGAATTGGTTCTACATCAGAGGGATAGGCATCTAAAAATTGTTGATTTTCCATCCCTAATAAATATAAAAATGTTGAACCATTTATTTGGCTTGTCCATGACGTTAAAAGTGAAGATGATAAGCGATAAGCTGGTTTTGCAGTTGTAAAAAAGCCGATTGAAACAAACAATATAATTAGGATTATCATCCAAATTGATCCATTTCTAACATACTGAACAAATGATTTACGCACGTTATTCCATTTTATTTTTATATGAGTCATAGTTCCCTCTCCTAATTCTCTATCAGGTTTACTAGATACTTATGATAGATATTAAGAGAGTAGAACCAATTTCATTTCTTTCTAACGTGTATAGGCTCCAGAATTACTGATTGTTACTGTTTGATGTAACGCTGCATTAATTCCTGATGCTAATAGATGTGCCATGTCTTTCATATAGCCGTCTACTTCCTTTGGCGTAACCATTAAGTTGTGTCCAAGTGGCGTCAATACCTCTTGAATTAAGGTGCGTTTTTCTTCTTCATTTAACCCACCAATCATGCCGAACATAGCTTTTCGTTTCTCTAGTTTTGGCATGTCCTCATCTGATAAAGTGCGTTTTCCAAAGTTCATACTTGCAGGTGTAAGACTTTTAGATGGTCTATCTTTTTCAGCCCATTCCCGGCCAAAATGTTTTAACATATAATCAATCGTATCACTCGTAATTGTTACAGCATCGACTACTGTTGGAACACCTATAGCTATAACAGGAATTCCTAATGTCTCTCTACTTAACTCTTTACGCTTATTCCCGACGCCTGAACCTGGATGTATCCCAGAGTCTGAAATTTGAATCGTTGCGTTAACACGTTCGATTGATCGTGAAGCTAATGCGTCAATTGCAATAACGAAATCCGGTTTTATTTTCTCAATGATGCCCACAATAATGTCGCTTGTTTCAATACCTGTAACTCCCATTACACCAGGAGTTAATGAAGAGACAGAGCGATAGCCTTCTGCTACTGTTTCAGGATGAAGCTTAAATAAATGACTTGTAATAAGCGATTTCTCTACCGTCATTGGTCCAAGTGCATCCGGGGTTACATTACCATTACCTAATCCTACAATTAAACAGGTCGCATCCTCTTTAAGATTCGTTTCTTCTAATAGTTTTACTAACTCTTTTGCTAGAACTTGTGCTGCTTCTTCTTGCAGATGACTATCTTGCCGTTTCACACCTTCTGTATGAATGGTAATGTAGTTTCCAACTTTTTTTTGAATTTTTTCTGCGCCTACTTTATCAATTTGAACATAAGTAACAAGTGTATCTTTTTCTTTATGTTCATTTATTACCACGCCTTCAATTTTCTTTTCTGTATCGTTTTCCTCTTCTACATACATATCCTTTGCTTCTACTGCCAAGTCTGTTCTAATAGAAGGTTTCCTATCATGAGATTGAGCCAATTTCTTCACCATCCTTTTCTATATAGACTTGCCAGACCAATTAAAAAAAATACGTATTCCTAACCTTATAGATATTTATATTGAAAAATTCGCTGTGCTTTGGTACAATGTCTCTTGTTCCATAGTAATTTATAATGGATCTCAAAACGTGGAGGTGAAATCATGGCTAATATTAAATCAGCAATTAAACGTGTACGTTTGAATAATGAAAAACGCGCGCATAATGCACCAATTAAATCTGAAATGCGCTCTAACATTAAACAAGTAGAAAACTTCGTTGCCGAAAAGAATGTAGAAAGTGCAAAAACAGCTTTACAACGTGCAATTAAAAAAATTGACAAAGCAGTTCAAAAGGGCATTGTCCATAAAAATAATGGTAATCGTCAAAAATCACGCCTTACTAAAAAAGTAAATGAGCTTAGTGCTTAATTACTTTTTATGACCAACGAAAAAAAGCGACCCTTTTAAAAGAAGGATCGCTTTTTTAATTACTATATTTTTTATGCCAACTTTTGTTGAATTAATTGGTAAAGTAATAGTTCAAACGCTAATGGTTTATCAATCTTACCTTGCTTGATCTGTGCATCTGTTGTTGCACAAGCATCTATTATGAACTCCAACCTTTTTTGCGTGAATTTCTTTTCTCTTTCCATCGACATTTTTACTACATAAGGATGCACTTTTAAGTATTGTGCCATTTGTTTTTGACCGTAGCCTTTTTGCACTAAAACTTTGACATGATAAAGTGTTCGAAACTGAGACGCTAATAAAGCGACTAGCGCAATAACTTCCTCATTCATTCTTTCTAAATCTTTATAAATCTGAATCGCTTTATTTAGATCTTTAGCGATTACTGCGTCAACTAATTTTAATCCAGATGTGTTTGCTTGATGTGCTACTAAATCTTCTGCAATAGAAGCAGTTACTGTCCCATTCGTACCTACATACGTCGCTAATTTCTCTAATTCCTTTTGTAACATTAGTAGGTTAGTTCCAGTTTCTCGAACAATTAATTCATAAACTGGCTTTTCTAATTTAACTTGGAGCGTTTTAGCCATATGATCAATCCATCGGTCCACATTCCAAGCTTTTATTTCTTCACAATCAACCATTGTAGCTTGTTTCTTTAACAATTTTATTAATTTTTTCCGCTCATCTAACTTTTCATATGGAGCAATTAAGACAAGTGTGGAATAATCTACCGGTTGCTCAATATAGTTTTGTAAGCTTTCTAAATTATGATCTACATTAGATTTATCCTGCTTAGCAGTTAAAAATAATGGGTTATAAGCAAAAATTATTTTTCTTCCGCCAAAAAATGGGTATGTTTCTGCATCCATTACAACCTCTTGAATTGTTGTTTCTTCTAAGTCGTAACGAATAATATTTGATTCTTTATCTTCAGGTGCCAAACCAGTAAAGATCAACTGCTTATTAATAGCTTCAATTAAGAATGATTCTGTGCCATATAAAACATATAAAGACTGTAATTCTTGATTTTTTATTGTTTCAATTGCTTTAAAATAATCCACTTTTTTCACTCCGATAGTTCTACATTGATATATATATCCTAAAGTGAATAGCTAAAGAAAACAAGCGGTAATTTCAAAAAAAGGAGGAAGCGATGAATATCACTTCCTCCGCAATCTATATGAACGTTTTAATAACAGTCCTAGGTAGCTGGCATTAAAACGATGTTTTCAATTATAGATTGACCCAAGGATTAAAAAATAGGCATGTAAACTGTTGCTAACAAAGGAAATTGCCCTAAAGTAAACTGGTAGCAATTAGATTATTATGATTTATACATAACAAAAACGCTTAAGCTCTACTTTTTCTAAAATAAATCATGAAGTAACCGTTTCTATTTGTTTGAACCTAAGATATATTATGGTAAGAATGATGAAAATGTTCCTTGATCTCCAGTATTTTTATACGTATATTGTATCGCTCCTTGTTTATCGGTTCGGTATATGATGATGTTCTCTTTTGATAAGCGTTCGATAACATCTTGATCTGGATGATTATATTGATTATTTTCACCAACGGAGATTAATGCAATTTGAGGACGAAATGCTTGTAAAAAGCTAGAAGAAGTAGAAGAATGACTACCGTGATGCGCAACCTTTAGAACATCCACTTTTATATTGGGATAATTTTTCACAAGTATTTGTTCTACATCTGCACTAATATCTCCTGTGAAAAGCCACATTAAAGATCCAATTTTAGACGCTATAACTAGCGAATTGTCATTTTCCGCTTCTTGATTCACTTCTGGATGCATCACATAAAATTGTTGTTGATCAATCATAAAGTGCTCATCTTTTTTTAGATAATCCCAGTTAATTTCTTCTTTTTTTATTACATTAGCTAACTCCTGAGGTGGGGTAAAATAAGTACTTGTTACTATACGTTGGACAGGAAATTCCTCTAATAAGAAAGGTAAACTTCCTATATGATCATGGTCAGCATGTGATAGTACAACTAAATCAATATTCCCAATACCTCTACTGTACAAATATGGTTTTATTACTTGTTGATAAGTCCGATCAGATGGGGTTTTAAAATCACTTTCCATCGTTCCTGCAGCATCGATAACAATGACACCTTTTCGATAAGGTAGTTCTATAATAATCGAATCCCCTTGACCTACATCAAGCATTGTGATTGTTCCATTTCCGTTAATATATGGACGACAAGCGATCCAAAAAACTAAACCAATTAATACTAATCCGTTTAAAATAGCCATTCTTTTCTTTTTATCATCTAGTGCAATGAATAAGAAAAACAAACATAAATAATATGGAATATAGTAATATATAGGGAATTCACCGATTATCCATGGATAATACCATTTTTGATCAATCCATTCTATTATGGATAAAGCAGGTTGATGAAGATGAATAAAAGTGCTATCGATTAACGTAGTCAAAAACGGAAAGAAATAAATGGAAAGAAGCATGAGGAACAAAACAGGCATAACTATAATAGAAAAGTAAGGTACGACTATAGTATTTAGTATCAGTGATAATGGATTCAAAAAATAAAAATGGGCTATTTGAATAGGTAAAACACTAACTAAGCTAATAAAACTTATTCGAAATATAAGATTTAATTTTCCGCTACTTCTGGTTATAAAATGTTTAGACAACAAAATGGATAAGGTTACAAGAAAAGAAAATTGAAAACCTAATTGGTAAATGATTTGTTTATCAAATAAAACACAAATAAAGAAAACTATACTTAGACTATCAATCATTCCTAAGTTTATTTTATTTTTCATCATAATAAATCCTAATATCGTCATCCATGCAGCTCGCCATACAGATGGAGCCCCTCCACTAATAAACGGATAAACCATCAACAATGCAAGTAATAGATAAAATGCTTTCTCTTTCGTAACCATACCAGTCTTAATTAAGATAAAATAAACAAAGCTACTAATTAATCCTACATGTAAGCCAGATATAGCTAGCAGGTGGGACAACCCCCATCGTTCGAATACATTGATGATGGCCTTTTCGTCAATCAATGCGTCTCGGCCTAATAATAGCGCTTGGAGCCACCCACTCGCAAAACTACTTATTTCCCTTTCAATTTTAACTATGATATTTTTCCGCAAAGTGAAAAGCTCATTTTCAAATGAAGAGCCAGTACATTTTAGATCGCTTTGCTCGATCGTTATGAGATAGGTTATTTTTTGTTTAAAAAGGTATTCTTGATAATTAAATTGACCTGGATTTTTGCTGACTGGAGGTATTTCTGGTGATCCTTGTAACTGACATGTGGCACCTGTTTTCCAAGTTGTAGAGGAGGATAGATCCTCTTCATTTTTAAAGTTAGTGACAAGAAGATCTTGATTTGTTATAGCATCATGAAAGACAAATGAGGTTTTTAACGGAGTAGAGTCTATCTCTGAGGTGATGGTTCCCATGAAATCCTGAACTTCACCATCTAATATTTTATTTTGATTCGATGGATAATAGTAAAAAGAGAAAATGAAACATGTACTACACATGATCATAATATCCACAATTCTTATCCGTTTGTTCTTGAATAGTAGGTATAACCAAAGAAAAAATATACCATAAAGGAATAACAATCGCAGTGTGATTGCAATTATTCCAATAATAGCACTAACTGCAATCAGATGCCATTTTCCACGCACAATTGGCTCTCCTCTTTTCTATTTTTAATTAATTTTCAGGTATTAAGTCGATTGAAACTTGTTCTAATACGACTTTTTCAACATGAACCCCTGCTTCACGAAAGAGATCAATTGCATATGGGTGATTTTTATAATCTGTTGCATAATAAACAGACTTAATACCACCTTGAATAATAGACTTACAACATTGTAAACAAGGAAAATGCGTTACATACATTTCTGCTCCATCTGTTGCTACGCCAAATTTTGCGCACTGTAATAATCCATTTATCTCTGCATGAATCGTACGCACGCAATGTCCGTCAATCACATAACAGCCTTCATCAATACAATGCGTACTACCGGAAACACTTCCGTTATATCCGCCTGCAATAATTCGTTTATCACGAACAATCGTTACTCCTACCATTAATCTCTCACACGTACTACGCAAAGCAATTAAATGACTTTGCGCCATAAAATACTGATCCCATGAAATTCTTTCCATTCATACATACCTCACTTACTTTTTTCTAAAGTTTATCCAACAAATGAACATTCGTCAATGACTTATGGAATTTGTATGAATTCCGCAAGATTCTCAATTGTTTTAGTTCCAATTCCAGTTATACCTTCTAAATCCTGAATCGATGTGAATGGGCCATTTTCTTCTCGATACTGCAAAATGGCATCAGCCTTAACTCCACCAATGCCTGGTAGGGTTTCTATTTCTTCTTTAGTGGCTGTATTAAGGGGAATTTTAGATGTAGTTGTTTCATTTGTGGTTGTTTGTAAGGTTTGTATCTCTTCCCCAATTTTCGGGACAATTATCACCATTTCATCTACTACTTTTTGGGCTAAGTTTACTTGCTCTAGATTGGCTTGATCAGTAAACCCACCTGCCATTTCAATTACTTCTTTCACACGTTTCTCTCCAGTAATTTCATACATATCAGGTTTCATCACTTCACCTTTCACATCTACAAACTGCTTGACTGGCTCTGTTGTATGCTCTATGGGATTAACTATTTCTTCCTCTAACTCCATTTCTGGTTCTGTCTGACTAACATTCGAACGAATAGTCGTATTAGTCATCTGACTAGAATTGATTAATTCCCATAATCCAAATGCTATTATACCAATAACGACACTAGCGATTAGCCAATTGTTTTTTAACCAATAAAACATTTCCAAACTCCTCTCTTTTGCATAAGGTATGGAAAGGAAAAAGCACATGGGAAATTCAAAAATAAATAGGTAGGCATATATTTTTCAAAAAACGAACACTTCTTATTTCGACAAAAGATTTGTTTATCCTGCAATTTTATAAAAAAAGAAAAAACGCTCATTCTTTTTTATGAGAATGAACGTTTTAATTTCTATTTTTGACATACAAAAAAGATTCGTTGTTCTTTTTCGATCGTTTCCTTTGAAATTGGTTCGAAATTAAAATCAGCATATAAACCTTTGATTTCAAATCCACATTTTTTTAATAACCTTTCATATGTAGGTATTGGAAAAGTCCGTTGATGATGAATCTCATCAAATCGATCATATTGTTTTTGATCTTGAATAAAAAAGGTTAGATTATGAAAAACTTCCCCTTCTTGTTCACCTGGCTCACAGAACCAAACATACCCCATATCTTCATACATTTCTGAGAAAACTTGATCTTTTAATTCTGATTCCACATATCCTATTGCATGAATATCAAATAAAAATAAACCATTTGGTTTCAATAGCTGCTCAACATTACTGAATACGTTCGCTAATTCTTCCTCTGTTGTGATGTAATTGATAACATCGCAATAGCTAACAGCGGCATCAAATTGGCTTAAACCATTCAAAGAACGTAAATCCTGTTCAACCCATTGAATTTTTAAGTTGTTTGCACTTGCTCTTTGCTCAGCATGACTTAACATATCAGCCGCTAAGTCGACACCTACTAAATCATAACCAGATTGTGAAAGTAGACAAGTGATTTGTCCAGTTCCACAACCTAAGTCAATTATTTTTTTTGTTTCAGTTCCATACTTTTTTAATGCATACTTTGTAAAAGCATGCCAATCATCATAAGGAGCATCTTCCATTAGTAGATCATATACATATGACATCTTATTGTAAGACATTGTTTATCCCTCTTTTGAGAAATGCATCTCCACTAGTGGTGCATCACCCCAAAGTCGCTCAAGATTATAATAGTTACGCTCATCACTATGGAAAATATGACAAACAACATCGCCTAAATCAACTAGGATCCAGCGTGCTTGGTCAAATCCTTCCATTCGCTTTACATTAATATCTAATTCTTCAGCTTTTTCCTTTATTTCTCTTGCAATTGACTGTACTTGTCTTTCATTACTTGCATCACAAATTAAAAAATAATCCGCCATTGATGAAACTTGTTGCATATTTAATAAAACAATATCGTTACCTCGTTTGTCATCACAAGCTTGTGCTGCTAATTTTGCAATTTCTTCGTTATTCATTAAATTTATTCCCCCAGTTTAATTTTACTTTTCAGATGATTATATGCATGTATCGCATCTGGATAAATCTTTTGATTATGTGTTATTAAGTGTTGTATTGTATTTTTTAAAGTTAAAAACACAGCATAATCCAAATCCTGTATTGCTTGTTCACGCACATCTTCAACTCCAGGAAAGTTTCTACCTGGTTCAATGTAATCCGCTAAAAAGATAATTTTTTCCATTGTATTCATATATGCCTTGCCTGTTGTGTGCCAATGAATAGCCTGTAAAATAGTTCGATCTGTTATGCCTACTTCACGTTCTACTAATAAAGCACCTACTGGACCGTGCCATAGTTCTGAATGATAATCCAATAAGTCTTTTGGCAATGTCGACTTTTCAATCCATCGTTTCATTTCATCTAAATCACGATATTTTGCATAATCATGAAAAATTGCAGCAAGTTCAATTTTA
The nucleotide sequence above comes from Paraliobacillus zengyii. Encoded proteins:
- the gpr gene encoding GPR endopeptidase, whose amino-acid sequence is MVKKLAQSHDRKPSIRTDLAVEAKDMYVEEENDTEKKIEGVVINEHKEKDTLVTYVQIDKVGAEKIQKKVGNYITIHTEGVKRQDSHLQEEAAQVLAKELVKLLEETNLKEDATCLIVGLGNGNVTPDALGPMTVEKSLITSHLFKLHPETVAEGYRSVSSLTPGVMGVTGIETSDIIVGIIEKIKPDFVIAIDALASRSIERVNATIQISDSGIHPGSGVGNKRKELSRETLGIPVIAIGVPTVVDAVTITSDTIDYMLKHFGREWAEKDRPSKSLTPASMNFGKRTLSDEDMPKLEKRKAMFGMIGGLNEEEKRTLIQEVLTPLGHNLMVTPKEVDGYMKDMAHLLASGINAALHQTVTISNSGAYTR
- a CDS encoding class I SAM-dependent DNA methyltransferase, which translates into the protein MSYNKMSYVYDLLMEDAPYDDWHAFTKYALKKYGTETKKIIDLGCGTGQITCLLSQSGYDLVGVDLAADMLSHAEQRASANNLKIQWVEQDLRSLNGLSQFDAAVSYCDVINYITTEEELANVFSNVEQLLKPNGLFLFDIHAIGYVESELKDQVFSEMYEDMGYVWFCEPGEQEGEVFHNLTFFIQDQKQYDRFDEIHHQRTFPIPTYERLLKKCGFEIKGLYADFNFEPISKETIEKEQRIFFVCQK
- the holA gene encoding DNA polymerase III subunit delta; translation: MDYFKAIETIKNQELQSLYVLYGTESFLIEAINKQLIFTGLAPEDKESNIIRYDLEETTIQEVVMDAETYPFFGGRKIIFAYNPLFLTAKQDKSNVDHNLESLQNYIEQPVDYSTLVLIAPYEKLDERKKLIKLLKKQATMVDCEEIKAWNVDRWIDHMAKTLQVKLEKPVYELIVRETGTNLLMLQKELEKLATYVGTNGTVTASIAEDLVAHQANTSGLKLVDAVIAKDLNKAIQIYKDLERMNEEVIALVALLASQFRTLYHVKVLVQKGYGQKQMAQYLKVHPYVVKMSMEREKKFTQKRLEFIIDACATTDAQIKQGKIDKPLAFELLLYQLIQQKLA
- the lepA gene encoding translation elongation factor 4: MSKARDQKRVRNFSIIAHIDHGKSTLADRILEKTKALSQREMKEQFLDAMDLERERGITIKLNAVQLHYEQENGDEYLFHLIDTPGHVDFTYEVSRSLAACEGAILVVDAAQGIEAQTLANVYLALDNDLEIIPVINKIDLPSADPERVKQEITDVIGIDGDEAILASAKSGIGIDEILERIVEKIPAPSGNADEPLKALIFDSLYDTYRGVIAYVCIKEGSVKVGDTIKMMANGKEFEVNDVGVFTPKPVSQNVLSVGDVGYLTASMKDVGDSQVGDTITLANNPAEVALPGYRRLNPMVFCGLYPVDANNYNDLREALERLELNDSSLQYDPETSQALGFGFRAGFLGLLHMEIIQERIEREFNIDLITTAPSVIYQVLLQDDTEASIDNPSIMPDPQSVKEIREPFVKATVMVPNDYVGAVMELCQKKRGDFLDMQYLDDNRVNVVYEIPLSEIVYDFFDSLKSQTKGYASFDYEMIGYKVSNLVKMDIWLNGETIDALSFIVHRDFSFDRGKQIVEKLKKLIPRQQFEVPIQAAIGNKIVSRSTIKAMRKNVLSKCYGGDITRKRKLLEKQKEGKKRMKMVGSVEVPQEAFMAVLRMDED
- the rpsT gene encoding 30S ribosomal protein S20, whose protein sequence is MANIKSAIKRVRLNNEKRAHNAPIKSEMRSNIKQVENFVAEKNVESAKTALQRAIKKIDKAVQKGIVHKNNGNRQKSRLTKKVNELSA
- the spoIIP gene encoding stage II sporulation protein P — its product is MTHIKIKWNNVRKSFVQYVRNGSIWMIILIILFVSIGFFTTAKPAYRLSSSLLTSWTSQINGSTFLYLLGMENQQFLDAYPSDVEPIQWNDFMFELATNIKPNDVRSLLGRELPGFYAFDRKIIIAAEGTDYTNLPIESSSPLDVVLEERDATMDEEIPKNEQTEEEQSEQTTEGEKVVFVYNTHNRESFLPNLEGVDDPNNAFHDEVNITKVSDRLAESLEAKGIGAQVDHTDFMSVLNQNGWEYWQSYEASKPIVEEALAGNSQIQYVFDLHRDSRRKDDTTATIDGETYAKLFFVIGSDYSGNEENVALATKLHEQLEAKYPGLSRGVTEQGGAGRNGVYNQNLADNAILIEVGGVDNTMTELYRSADALAEVFSSYYWDANALEVSEDAN
- a CDS encoding helix-hairpin-helix domain-containing protein, with the protein product MFYWLKNNWLIASVVIGIIAFGLWELINSSQMTNTTIRSNVSQTEPEMELEEEIVNPIEHTTEPVKQFVDVKGEVMKPDMYEITGEKRVKEVIEMAGGFTDQANLEQVNLAQKVVDEMVIIVPKIGEEIQTLQTTTNETTTSKIPLNTATKEEIETLPGIGGVKADAILQYREENGPFTSIQDLEGITGIGTKTIENLAEFIQIP
- the rsfS gene encoding ribosome silencing factor — its product is MNNEEIAKLAAQACDDKRGNDIVLLNMQQVSSMADYFLICDASNERQVQSIAREIKEKAEELDINVKRMEGFDQARWILVDLGDVVCHIFHSDERNYYNLERLWGDAPLVEMHFSKEG
- a CDS encoding DNA internalization-related competence protein ComEC/Rec2, producing the protein MRGKWHLIAVSAIIGIIAITLRLLFLYGIFFLWLYLLFKNKRIRIVDIMIMCSTCFIFSFYYYPSNQNKILDGEVQDFMGTITSEIDSTPLKTSFVFHDAITNQDLLVTNFKNEEDLSSSTTWKTGATCQLQGSPEIPPVSKNPGQFNYQEYLFKQKITYLITIEQSDLKCTGSSFENELFTLRKNIIVKIEREISSFASGWLQALLLGRDALIDEKAIINVFERWGLSHLLAISGLHVGLISSFVYFILIKTGMVTKEKAFYLLLALLMVYPFISGGAPSVWRAAWMTILGFIMMKNKINLGMIDSLSIVFFICVLFDKQIIYQLGFQFSFLVTLSILLSKHFITRSSGKLNLIFRISFISLVSVLPIQIAHFYFLNPLSLILNTIVVPYFSIIVMPVLFLMLLSIYFFPFLTTLIDSTFIHLHQPALSIIEWIDQKWYYPWIIGEFPIYYYIPYYLCLFFLFIALDDKKKRMAILNGLVLIGLVFWIACRPYINGNGTITMLDVGQGDSIIIELPYRKGVIVIDAAGTMESDFKTPSDRTYQQVIKPYLYSRGIGNIDLVVLSHADHDHIGSLPFLLEEFPVQRIVTSTYFTPPQELANVIKKEEINWDYLKKDEHFMIDQQQFYVMHPEVNQEAENDNSLVIASKIGSLMWLFTGDISADVEQILVKNYPNIKVDVLKVAHHGSHSSTSSSFLQAFRPQIALISVGENNQYNHPDQDVIERLSKENIIIYRTDKQGAIQYTYKNTGDQGTFSSFLP
- the yqeK gene encoding bis(5'-nucleosyl)-tetraphosphatase (symmetrical) YqeK, translating into MNRTESLQIVKSHLKLARYEHTIRVADTAIDLAVHYEQPTDKIELAAIFHDYAKYRDLDEMKRWIEKSTLPKDLLDYHSELWHGPVGALLVEREVGITDRTILQAIHWHTTGKAYMNTMEKIIFLADYIEPGRNFPGVEDVREQAIQDLDYAVFLTLKNTIQHLITHNQKIYPDAIHAYNHLKSKIKLGE